The window AGTTTACACCGGATtgatatttttagaaaattgttgTGATTTCAATAACGTGTccattaaaaaatgtaaatcatACTCTTAATACCCAGGATACTCGCGCTGCACAGTAAGTAAAATATGTATTGTTTTGCTGTCTGTCTAACGttcttacattatatttttcattcaaataaatatcaagCACATGcatataagagaaaaaaaatatagaattcAATTGTATAACAGTAACATGGATGATATGATTACACACTCAAGTCTTTTCAAATTATAGAGGTTGAAAACAATTAATATCTATAGTCTGCATCTCTGTGTATatgttacaagaaaatttatagtaCAGTATGTAGAAGCTATATGAGTAGTATTGTATGTATGCAGGTATTGCTTTGATTGTAACTTAAACACAATATTCAATTCTAGTCAAAAGTTGGTGTATGTGTTTGACATGTAGCCTAGTTTCATACGGTGGTAGCATACTTTGGTGCCTGGTCATATCGGTCGGGACGGAGCCTCGCCTAGAATAACGATCCCCACGTGGTGCTAACGCCAGCATTGAGACGTCATCTAACTTTGACAAAAGGCCAACTGGGGCTGAACTTCGCCTCCTCGCGAGTCCCTGAAATTCCCGCGAAATACGTAagttattattttgaatattcattaGAATGTAAGAATCTTTTGCTTAGTTGAAGAGGATTGAAaatgcaattaaaaattgtgGATTAATCGCTTTCATCATTATGCTTGAATTTTGGTCTACTCAATCGTTGGCTGGTATCATATCGGTATCAACCTTGGGACAATCTCTACTTTATGCCATCTAAGATTCAGAGGTCTTTTCTATGTATCGAAAGCAGTAGCTACAAATATAGAAAGTGATCctagaaatattttgtttttaaacaaaaattaaaaaagtaattttagaAGTTTGTAACGTAAATGTAATGACGTAATTATAGGTTGAGCGGTTTTTGATCGACTGGAATTCGATAAACTACAACGAACTAGAACATACGTGTATTTTgcaaacttgaaattttcaaagttagTCTCAAGTTGTAAAATAGTTATTTTGTGTACAATGTTTCATTAGGTTTACATTACCGACTTCAACCTAGTGttatttcaagaaaatttcttaTCGTAAAGTCTTGACGCTCTCTGCAATTTTACGACACAAGGTTTTGTGTTTAAATCATACCTCAAGGAAAAGTTGGGTGATATCGTTTTAAACACAACTGAATTCCTAACATTTTCATAGTTAATAAGACTATTATATTAGAGACTAATAGATTCTCTAGGAATATcatcggattttttttttttcataacacaATATGATTATATACATTGTAAAAAGAATCAACTGGTGCTCtgttatataattttatgaaGCACGCTTTTTCTGAGTCactgtgataaaaaaattatctgcaAATAATGAgttttgattaattaaaattggaTGAGTTCTGAATTGgattttgattttgacttTTAACCCTGCGTGAATAAACAAAGCCTTTATATTCATTTCCTTCTCTTGCCGCTctatggaattaaaaaaaaagaaattgttcaGTTTGATTACTGATCActaaatgaaaagaaaacaccTGCATTTGAACCTCGATTCTAAAAGCACTTTACGAGTGAGAATTTCGATATCACGGGTACACAGACTCTTCCCTTCTCATTCTATTTAACGCTTGAGATAAgtatcaaaatcaaatttatggTTACCCATTGTTTTCGTTTTGAATCAGACGTCCCTTATGAAtttgggtaaaaattttaagagtttttatagtttttttcaataaattgtatGCCTGTTACATTTTTGACTTGAGGTTAGAGATGCTCTGAATAGATTTGTTGCTTGACAAGATGgttaaaaaatagtaatagAGATGTTATCTTGTAGGCATTTAAATTTATGAGCCTCATGATCACTGAGTCCGAAAGTAACAGGTATAAAGTGGCAAATCAAAAATACTGTTTTCCATGAAGGCCTTATCATTTTAACTATAAAATTGATTACTCCCTATTATGAATGTAATTGCAAAATCAATAAGAGAATGTGAGGAAAATTTCTTTGcatcatttaaaaatttgagagatCTTCTCGATGCAGTTACCTGGTTAGATCGCCTACTTGTTGATAGTGTTCTTCCATCGTCGCCACATCTCGGGTCTACGTTCTCCTTCATTTCTGGTTCCACGCTGAGTTTAAGAACTTTGGCTCCTTTGTCCTTCCCAGTTTCCGAATCTCTCTTGTTGCCTACAGAAACACCATCATTCGTCGAATCACTGACACTTCTCCGCGGTTCACTGCCACTATCGCTTGAACCACTAAGAACACGGGGTGGAGAATCGGGTGGCGTACCAACGAAGAACGCCCTATGTGCACTGTCAGATGAAATTGGTACCGCACTAAACCGTCTGTTAATCTGACTATCATTCTTCGTTAAGTCTATCACTGGTATTGAAAATCGTCTCGTCGAATTGCACAATAATTTCGTATCGCTATAGCAGGATTCCACGACAACAGAATCGACACCAACTGCCAGATCGGTAGTATTTCCAGTTTCTGGAGAACTTCTCTCGTTATGAGAGTAcgttttacaaatatttggcCCTGACTTGACCTCCAAAGTAATTATTGTACCTTCGGGATGTGGCAAATCCGCAGACTCTGATTCAGTTTCGACAGATTTCCGTCTATCGCAAACATCCAAGGTCAAAGTGGAAGATTTTTGACTAGTCTTTTTAATGGAGAGCGAAGAACCAACGAGCTGCATCGAATGTCGTCTGGCACACTCTGGACTCAGCGTATTGGTATCAAGTTTCCTCATGAGATCCGGCATCGCGGATCCTCGTCTCTTAATCGATGCTTCGGAAGAGTTAGATTCTCTCTTCTGTATTCTAGCAGCATTGAAAGTGGCGCTGGATCGTCTGCTCGAGTCTTTACTGTTACAGGGCACGGGCGATTCAAGAGGTGTACTGCACTGCCCATCTGTATAAGATCTGTCCTTAGTAGGGCTCGGAGTTGAACTTGAAAGACTGTCGGCTTCGATTAGGGCCTCGGAGCACTGGGACATTTCTGCAGTTGTCGACATGTACCTCATTCGCACGTAAGGCTGTAGAGGCGGGAATGTTTGTTGCCTGGTCAACTGTTTCGTCTGGCTGGATAATTTCTGATCTGGCTGTAACACGGTGCTCAATCTGGAGGCCTCCGTGCTGTTTGTTATGCTTGCTATGCTGGGTTCGGGTAGTAAATTTTCCGCGCTAACAGGCCGTTCGCTACTGCGCGCAGCAGATGAGTGAAGGCTGCTTTTCGAGGACAACAACGACAGTGAACTGCGACCAAGCATCGTTTGATCTTCCAGTTTGACAAGCGGAGTTTTAAGCTTCTTCTGCTCCGTCGGTAGGCTTTCTCTCCTGATAATGGTCCGCGAGATTGGCAGTAGTTTTGGAACACTCAATGGCACAGAATGCCTTCGTCCGACACGTTCGGTGTCCACTTTTCCGGGTAAACTGGGCCTCCTCGACGAGGAAGCATCCGGCAGTAGTAAATCGATGCTTCCAGAGTCTTCGGCCAGATCTTCATCCTCCGAGCTGAGGGCGTTGTCAATGTCTTCGAGTTCAGAGATTTCCGTCTTTGTTTCTTCGGCTGCCTCCTGCTGTATCAGAGCCTCCCACCTCGTTTGATTGCCTTTCAAATAATCCATAAGATTGACACTCAATGCAGTACCCAAAAATCTATGCCATTCTTCAAATAATGGTGTTACTACAAACTTGAAGAAACCGGCTTGGATTTTTGATATACTTGTTGTATGTCTGTCGCACAGTGGAGTTACTGGCAGGTTCAATTTTCGTTCGTAGTCTCCCTGGCGGAAGAACTCCTCGCAAACTTTGTGCGACCACTTTCGAGAGATATCCCATGGTCGACATGGATTTGAAATGTCCGCGCACTTTAGTGCTATTTGGAGGATGAAGTGCCGGTCTTCACTCCTACTCATGTCGAGAAGGTTTTGGTCCAGATATCGCTGGAAAAATAAGAGGGACATTATGTTTATGCGGAAACATTTACCGGTTAATTCAGCTATGTTACAAAACGCGTCTACTACGCGAATAATTCTTGCAGAAACAACCAGCATAAtagaaggagaaaaatgggCATTGagaagaacgagaaaaaggaaaaaatatctgagtTACCTAGATTGACGAAATGTTTTCAAGTGTGTTAGATTTATTCCGAATTGTGTATTTAGCACCCCGTAACTTCTGTGTACTTTACCGTAAGcattaacagagaaaaaaataacggtttcggaaaatactgaaatattCCAGTTCCTAAAAAAATgctgtgaaattttatttttacaatttctgcGACGTTTTATTGGCAAATTTTAGCAGAGATATTTTCTCGTGCTATGTACTCTCTGAATGTGAATCAGTTATAAGTATATCACTGGGGAAAATCAGTGTATATGCACTGGAAATCAGTGGAATATCAGTGAAAAGTCAGTGCATGTGCACTGTTTTTTCCAATGGTATACTTGTAACTAGGAATTAACGAATTTTCACTGATTAAAATTTAGAGAGTAAGGAAATTTTCGGCAATAGATCTCAAACTATAGATGATTTATGTAAAtgttgatgataaaattttttttttttaattttacgacTTATATTACAATGTCATTATGCGAAGTCAGGGCTAGATATCAGTGTTCAAAGTGCAGAATACTTACTTTGAATCTGGTGAGAAATTCTTGTTGTCTTGTAATGTCTGTAGCCAAAATTAGTGAGCTGATATGTCTCTCTAACTCTGGTCTAAGTTCTGGTTCCAACTGTTCCGAAACCCCACTTTCCAATAAGCAGCCTATAGCTGATCTCCAATGGTGATTTTCCAACACCGACGTATTCTGAGCAAAGATActtttgttattgaaaaaagtagCTGATGTCATTTCGGGCAGCATTTATTACTTTAATAGAAATTCTTGACCACAGATACTGAGAGTAAGCATTTATTgacatttaaatttttctacaacacaaaattgaaaaaagaaaaaaacaacataaaCATAATATCTaggattaaattttgatatttcgtTTATCTTACTTCGTAAAGCGCAGCGAGATGATTACTCGTGGCAACCAAAAATGGCTGATTAACACCTGGATGATCCAAATCGTGCGTCACAGCTCCAATTAAGGATGCCATTATTTCCAAATGACTCAAGTGTTTTCTTATCTGCAAgtagagagaaatttttttgaaacgctatagaaatttgtaaataaataaataaaaatagtcatCGGGGAGAGGAGGCGATTCAAAAAGCCCATATGCACTATGAACATAATCATATAAAGCCATTTTATACACACATGATCATGAATGATACGTGGTCATGAATGCGTAACAATATGAGATTGGGATTGAAGACCTTACCTTCTCTTCCTGGAGGAAACAATGCATAGCCTGTGTAACGTCGGTCGCATGTATACTATTGTGGTAAGGGTTTGTACTGTGGTAGCCTTCATCAATtagatctgaaattttttctcaagtcAGTGTATGTTACATATTACACATGTAAATGTAAGGAGTCGCAACAATAGCTTCCAGATCCTAAatggaaattgattttttccaacatctGATTGGACAGTTGGATTTTCGAAGCCTCTGAAGCGTGCGTAAAGCGCCCCGTTTCCGAAAAGTAGAGTAAAACAACCGCCACGTTAGCGCATGTGTACTTTTGAATAACTTAATTCTCAAATCTAACTCTCATTCGCAGGTGTTGGGAAAAATGAGCAGACTACGCTAAGGtggttcataaaaaaaatgatttttttcgttcttacTCCCCCACCTACCAAATGGTAGggtttgatagaaaaaaaaaagatcctcCCAAAATACTTGTaaattcttcaatatttttcaaactcatgCTTCGGTCCTTGAAGCTGATTCTTGAAACTTTCCAAACCCTTACATCAAAGCATAGTTATCATTATTAGAAcacatattcatattttttccgaAAAGGTGAgattcgacagttttcagatTACTGCAACGTGTGTTCTAGTGATGAAAACAATGCTTTGTTAGAGAGATTTGGAAAGCTTGACGAATCAGCTTCAAGGACCTAGATGCATGAATTTAATAAGATCGATGTTATAATGGAAATAATATgccgttttgaattttttaattaatttacttGATTCGACTACGCATattaatgatttaaaaaaaagttggcttgaattttaaaactttattCGAACCGATACATTTTTAGAAGAGGATGATTGAGTACTTCTTTGGAGTAATCTGGTGataatatcaaaaattattcatataattcGTTTCTCTTCATGCGTATattgtacaattattttgttcaataaaaatattgattaacGTCATTAAATATTCGACTCACAGccggaaaaaatatattcgattCAACGAATTCcaattatttaaatgtatGTGTACGATACCCTCATTGTCATTCGCTACTTGCTTTGTGgaatcaaatatttaattaattaaattaaagcACAAATGCAATGACTCACTGTGAGATGTTTAGTTATAGCTATGGATGTAAATATTGAGGTATTTTACATTCTCGTCCCTGTCtcgtaaaaattcatacaacTCCACTTTATGACACCGAAATTCGCAAGAAACTCTACAACAGCTATCAAAGGAGGGAAAACCCTGTATGAagtgaaatgagaaattattttccacgATTAATATCAACCGAAATCAATGAGGTACGTGACATATTGGGCGGTACAAAAAAGTTATCTTCATAAGacctatatttttttacagaaccCGTTGCAGGTCTAGCATTTCGATTCGGGAGTATGAAGTCGAAAATGATGCAAACTGAATTTTAAggatattttgttatttattaaattcggtTCATGTCCGAAGAAAAGAGAATCGCATATTTCTAAATGCACTCTCAAGACTTCATGCCACATAACGTTTCAAACGTATGGTTGAAAACAATGTTGTCGACTCTGTTATACAAAGTGCAATTTTTTACGCTGAATTTGGAAACATACTGGCCAAAGCTAAATCTGATAATACGTCGGGAGAGTTGATATATCACGAGAGAAAAAGGTAGAGAACATTATTGGGCAAAGTAACATTGGCGCGTTCTTAAAACCCGTTCATGTGAACAAAAGTAGGTAGGTACTTGGTATAAAATTGGAATTCATTTGCCTATTTATGTGAACTTGACGTATCAGAGATTGAATTGATGGCTCCGTAAGTCGTTGATGAGAAATTCTGTAAGAAAcgatttttgaacaatttattttacaacttgTCGAataaactgtattttttcaattttttcttcacgtttATAGCGAAAACTCTCTAGAAgtatgagtgaaaaaaaaaatatatggcCAGCATACTAATTTTAGTACTCGCAATGCtataaaattgtgaaaagagttgtcttaaaaatatttcgtcgtAGAAATACCGAAGCATTTAAGAGAGCTGTACGCGAAATTGTCGAAAAACTCTGCGCATTTCTTACAACGCGATTCGTCGATTCGATTAAATTATGTATTTTCACTTCCCTTTCAAATACTAGACTTGACTCAAAGAAATCCTTCGTTATTTCTATTAATACTGCAACAAATAATCtgatcaaattaaaaataatttgatttgtttttcgaaatagTTCAACACTGGAATCAgtcaaaaagtttttcaatttgaagatATCACGTAATTTTGTGTATCGTAAAATATACAAAGATCCGATGGTATTGTAGATAATGTAAAAAGAACGCATTCGTGAGTAAGCAATAAcgtcctcttttttttttgttctcgttTTTCCCTCCTTTTGCTCTCCAATTTCTTCCAATAAACTCAAAGCGCGAGGCGAACGGACAATCGGTTTGCGACTCATATCTGATGTGACTTTCGGATTTGGGTTAATCATAATCATGCACATGCCGAATGATTCACGCATACATGACTGATATAGGTATTACAGACGGAATGGGCATAATGTAAATAAGCATTCATACTGCATGCGGTAATATGATTGTGTGCGTATActgcaatgaaattttaaaacatgTTACATGattgataatttattgttgaCTTACTGAATAATTTCCATACTCTGACAACATCGAGCTGGAAGTGTTCGAGGAGGCCGTACCAATGAAAGAGATGAACGCAGAGTACCGGCAAGGATCGACCTGAAATTCAGGTTTATCAAGTGCTGGACGAAAATGTGAAGAAGGAACGGCGAGCAAAATATTATATTGCTAATTTTCTGGTATATTGGACGAATTTCCTTTTACTTTTTGCCTGTGGTGTGGCAACGAAGCCCGCAATAATCTTACGGGAATTGGGTTTCAATTAAATCGTGAGGATTTTTCATACGTTATAAATCGTgacgttacaaaaaaaaagtcttcaCGGGCACGACCCTTCAGACTATGAATAGTTTGGGCGCTACGAAAATGTCCAACCTATATCCAGGATTCCTTTGTGCCAGAAAAGCTAAGATAGGCACCTAACCGGACATCTCCTCCTCTAACCCTCAATGATCTTACCTGTAGATGACGTTACATGAGGAAACCTGGTGCAAATAGGCGTTTTTGGTTCTCcgatggaaaaattgagattAGAGAGTATAAAAAACGTCACTGTGTTTCAAATAAGTTGACGAAGGGTTTTAGCGCTCAAACTATTCATAGCGGAGGGTCGCCGGTCGTGCCCGTGGAGACTTTTTTTCGGAATAAAAAGATCTGCGACGTGTAAAAAATCCAGACGATTTCATTACAACCCAATTCCCATAAGATTATTGCGGGCTTCTTTATCgagaacaaattttattccgcTCACATAACGGATAGTAGATGGGGGATGATCGCTCTTGCATAATATAGGAGGAAACTAGGAGCCGACTAATATTGATTATCAAATAGCTTACCTCCAGTCACCGTCTCCAAGGTAAACGCGTTGAACCTCCAGTTACCAGACTTTTGAAGCAGGCactggaatgaaaaatttgaaggaatTAAAATCATGATTTAAACTGCAAATCGCACGACATTTGCGTAAATGCGTAAGCGAAGGctacttaaaaaaaatacccaatGGGTCACTGATATCTTCAAATGTGAAAGGATTCAAGAGTATAGCTATAATATCTGTAAATATGAGagagaaagttgaaaaagtagttgaattttcagaatttgtATCATGAAATCGATCATTGAATTCGCTAGAGgtcttttcaattcaaaagTATGTAGTTCGATCCACgcttaaatttttatcaacaaagTAAGCgcgtagcaaaaaaaaaagtttaacaccAAAGTTTTATGGTtccgaagaaaagaaaagttggtATAGTTGGATTTACCGTAGTTGGCGCTACTTTGaagaatttcgataaaaagtGATACTTTTCTTAAAAACAGGAATCTATTTTTCTCGGCGAAAATTATACCGTTATACCGGATGTCAAGGCGGTTTCAAATACAGGTATGTTTTATTTCGAGTGTCTTCCATACTCATAATATACtgcatacatataatataatgattCGAGAAAAACGAACAGTCATTTGTACCACGCATTCTTATAACtccaataaaatttgaatcgtTACAGCAACGGTCACTTTTTTACCAGAATATTCCAGTAATTACAactaaagaaaattttcacccgtcAAACTTTCATCCCAAACCCTTATCCGTAGTCcgttcaattgtttttcaagatattcGACAGCGTATTGGATTAAAATCGGACAAAGTTGTATACATTCCATTCACGAACagggttgcaaattttttaatgaaaaagcAATGCATTAAccattactttttcaattcataatggaaataatttaatgttgtAATGGAAATTATAAACTTGTAAGCTTCCGAGCGTTTGTGTTTGTACGTAAATTTTTACCCGTACCCAATGGCACTCAGAGAACGTGCTTATTGTTAGAGAGCATCTTCACTGATATTCATGCGTCAAGCGTCCAGAGTCCATACAGAGTCAATCGAGCGAGCGAAGCGATACAGTTTCCAATAAAATGATTATTAGTTTCCGTCATGCCGTCGACGCTATACCGCGTCCATCCAATACTGACTCTTCAAATTTTCGGTTCATTAAATTCTCCGCTGTAGGCACATTGTTACTCAAGTGTGATGATGAAAGCTAATTAATTACCTGCAGGCAATCGCTTTATATGCATACGTCGTTATTATAACAACGACACTCGATCGTATGCATAAGGCATGATATAAAAGCTGGATaaacaaaagaataattaatgGTTGTCAGAGTGTCCCTTATTTAgggtgtggatgaattttttccgtcTCGCCCCACAAATAaactttaaataattcaacaaaatttttttttcatacctttACCTCAACTCTTAACACGTGTCACCACGAGGGTGGATTTcaccatttaaaatacacgtctTTCGGAAACATTCCGAgtacatattttattgtaagagtaataatgttcaaaaaaatccGTAACTGCAACGTTTTACCAGGCATTAGCGCTACTCTATGAGAAAAAATACTCATCATCATACCAGACAATATAAACGAATTGCATTTCTtcgaaagataaaaaaataaataaaaataaaatgagattCCGAGGATTCGCAATTCGTCCAGATTGTCTGACATACCTGTCACGGAAAAATTggacttctttttttatttacatcgaCAGcgctttttctaatttctcttTTAAGTCACGGGTAGGt is drawn from Neodiprion fabricii isolate iyNeoFabr1 chromosome 3, iyNeoFabr1.1, whole genome shotgun sequence and contains these coding sequences:
- the LOC124177310 gene encoding uncharacterized protein LOC124177310 isoform X1, with the protein product MCIAGSRRGSGESCYQELPYEGPIVPQIITAIPQAPLRVKSASGSLRVQSPKEPRERRTSETTVDNTTQNAALVRVSDDAVAPALSSGTSPSPSPSPSPAVPVTHRGSTTNTFRRLSDVDKLLLEAMDTSRDRTRHTGRFLTMHKRRRKRLTTRTLNQDPGILDDIFHGQVQCLLQKSGNWRFNAFTLETVTGGRSLPVLCVHLFHWYGLLEHFQLDVVRVWKLFNLIDEGYHSTNPYHNSIHATDVTQAMHCFLQEEKIRKHLSHLEIMASLIGAVTHDLDHPGVNQPFLVATSNHLAALYENTSVLENHHWRSAIGCLLESGVSEQLEPELRPELERHISSLILATDITRQQEFLTRFKRYLDQNLLDMSRSEDRHFILQIALKCADISNPCRPWDISRKWSHKVCEEFFRQGDYERKLNLPVTPLCDRHTTSISKIQAGFFKFVVTPLFEEWHRFLGTALSVNLMDYLKGNQTRWEALIQQEAAEETKTEISELEDIDNALSSEDEDLAEDSGSIDLLLPDASSSRRPSLPGKVDTERVGRRHSVPLSVPKLLPISRTIIRRESLPTEQKKLKTPLVKLEDQTMLGRSSLSLLSSKSSLHSSAARSSERPVSAENLLPEPSIASITNSTEASRLSTVLQPDQKLSSQTKQLTRQQTFPPLQPYVRMRYMSTTAEMSQCSEALIEADSLSSSTPSPTKDRSYTDGQCSTPLESPVPCNSKDSSRRSSATFNAARIQKRESNSSEASIKRRGSAMPDLMRKLDTNTLSPECARRHSMQLVGSSLSIKKTSQKSSTLTLDVCDRRKSVETESESADLPHPEGTIITLEVKSGPNICKTYSHNERSSPETGNTTDLAVGVDSVVVESCYSDTKLLCNSTRRFSIPVIDLTKNDSQINRRFSAVPISSDSAHRAFFVGTPPDSPPRVLSGSSDSGSEPRRSVSDSTNDGVSVGNKRDSETGKDKGAKVLKLSVEPEMKENVDPRCGDDGRTLSTSRRSNQGLARRRSSAPVGLLSKLDDVSMLALAPRGDRYSRRGSVPTDMTRHQNGGSNRSALGAQEENESSPRRASLPQDSVLDGLLDNVFFPMCEEADCPNNNNASTHVIEAPLPITGMPSLRRGSVPADISELRREMYNRNSVNGKSRNRKKVLRRRSSGGPEMFAGGMDVAESAAWIRWKRDIGRKESIPEPATKRRGSLPIDMVAISHAAGSVPMPRKSSLWRL
- the LOC124177310 gene encoding uncharacterized protein LOC124177310 isoform X3: MELPRLPLDIVVSPLVLSRRGGVTISQHILRIFLSRRTSETTVDNTTQNAALVRVSDDAVAPALSSGTSPSPSPSPSPAVPVTHRGSTTNTFRRLSDVDKLLLEAMDTSRDRTRHTGRFLTMHKRRRKRLTTRTLNQDPGILDDIFHGQVQCLLQKSGNWRFNAFTLETVTGGRSLPVLCVHLFHWYGLLEHFQLDVVRVWKLFNLIDEGYHSTNPYHNSIHATDVTQAMHCFLQEEKIRKHLSHLEIMASLIGAVTHDLDHPGVNQPFLVATSNHLAALYENTSVLENHHWRSAIGCLLESGVSEQLEPELRPELERHISSLILATDITRQQEFLTRFKRYLDQNLLDMSRSEDRHFILQIALKCADISNPCRPWDISRKWSHKVCEEFFRQGDYERKLNLPVTPLCDRHTTSISKIQAGFFKFVVTPLFEEWHRFLGTALSVNLMDYLKGNQTRWEALIQQEAAEETKTEISELEDIDNALSSEDEDLAEDSGSIDLLLPDASSSRRPSLPGKVDTERVGRRHSVPLSVPKLLPISRTIIRRESLPTEQKKLKTPLVKLEDQTMLGRSSLSLLSSKSSLHSSAARSSERPVSAENLLPEPSIASITNSTEASRLSTVLQPDQKLSSQTKQLTRQQTFPPLQPYVRMRYMSTTAEMSQCSEALIEADSLSSSTPSPTKDRSYTDGQCSTPLESPVPCNSKDSSRRSSATFNAARIQKRESNSSEASIKRRGSAMPDLMRKLDTNTLSPECARRHSMQLVGSSLSIKKTSQKSSTLTLDVCDRRKSVETESESADLPHPEGTIITLEVKSGPNICKTYSHNERSSPETGNTTDLAVGVDSVVVESCYSDTKLLCNSTRRFSIPVIDLTKNDSQINRRFSAVPISSDSAHRAFFVGTPPDSPPRVLSGSSDSGSEPRRSVSDSTNDGVSVGNKRDSETGKDKGAKVLKLSVEPEMKENVDPRCGDDGRTLSTSRRSNQGLARRRSSAPVGLLSKLDDVSMLALAPRGDRYSRRGSVPTDMTRHQNGGSNRSALGAQEENESSPRRASLPQDSVLDGLLDNVFFPMCEEADCPNNNNASTHVIEAPLPITGMPSLRRGSVPADISELRREMYNRNSVNGKSRNRKKVLRRRSSGGPEMFAGGMDVAESAAWIRWKRDIGRKESIPEPATKRRGSLPIDMVAISHAAGSVPMPRKSSLWRL
- the LOC124177310 gene encoding uncharacterized protein LOC124177310 isoform X5 gives rise to the protein MPLSYEFPCLLQKSGNWRFNAFTLETVTGGRSLPVLCVHLFHWYGLLEHFQLDVVRVWKLFNLIDEGYHSTNPYHNSIHATDVTQAMHCFLQEEKIRKHLSHLEIMASLIGAVTHDLDHPGVNQPFLVATSNHLAALYENTSVLENHHWRSAIGCLLESGVSEQLEPELRPELERHISSLILATDITRQQEFLTRFKRYLDQNLLDMSRSEDRHFILQIALKCADISNPCRPWDISRKWSHKVCEEFFRQGDYERKLNLPVTPLCDRHTTSISKIQAGFFKFVVTPLFEEWHRFLGTALSVNLMDYLKGNQTRWEALIQQEAAEETKTEISELEDIDNALSSEDEDLAEDSGSIDLLLPDASSSRRPSLPGKVDTERVGRRHSVPLSVPKLLPISRTIIRRESLPTEQKKLKTPLVKLEDQTMLGRSSLSLLSSKSSLHSSAARSSERPVSAENLLPEPSIASITNSTEASRLSTVLQPDQKLSSQTKQLTRQQTFPPLQPYVRMRYMSTTAEMSQCSEALIEADSLSSSTPSPTKDRSYTDGQCSTPLESPVPCNSKDSSRRSSATFNAARIQKRESNSSEASIKRRGSAMPDLMRKLDTNTLSPECARRHSMQLVGSSLSIKKTSQKSSTLTLDVCDRRKSVETESESADLPHPEGTIITLEVKSGPNICKTYSHNERSSPETGNTTDLAVGVDSVVVESCYSDTKLLCNSTRRFSIPVIDLTKNDSQINRRFSAVPISSDSAHRAFFVGTPPDSPPRVLSGSSDSGSEPRRSVSDSTNDGVSVGNKRDSETGKDKGAKVLKLSVEPEMKENVDPRCGDDGRTLSTSRRSNQGLARRRSSAPVGLLSKLDDVSMLALAPRGDRYSRRGSVPTDMTRHQNGGSNRSALGAQEENESSPRRASLPQDSVLDGLLDNVFFPMCEEADCPNNNNASTHVIEAPLPITGMPSLRRGSVPADISELRREMYNRNSVNGKSRNRKKVLRRRSSGGPEMFAGGMDVAESAAWIRWKRDIGRKESIPEPATKRRGSLPIDMVAISHAAGSVPMPRKSSLWRL
- the LOC124177310 gene encoding uncharacterized protein LOC124177310 isoform X4, which encodes MCIAGSRRGSGESCYQELPYEGPIVPQIITAIPQAPLRVKSASGSLRVQSPKEPRERRTSETTVDNTTQNAALVRVSDDAVAPALSSGTSPSPSPSPSPAVPVTHRGSTTNTFRRLSDVDKLLLEAMDTSRDRTRHTGRFLTMHKRRRKRLTTRTLNQDPGILDDIFHGQVQCLLQKSGNWRFNAFTLETVTGGRSLPVLCVHLFHWYGLLEHFQLDVVRVWKLFNLIDEGYHSTNPYHNSIHATDVTQAMHCFLQEEKIRKHLSHLEIMASLIGAVTHDLDHPGVNQPFLVATSNHLAALYENTSVLENHHWRSAIGCLLESGVSEQLEPELRPELERHISSLILATDITRQQEFLTRFKRYLDQNLLDMSRSEDRHFILQIALKCADISNPCRPWDISRKWSHKVCEEFFRQGDYERKLNLPVTPLCDRHTTSISKIQAGFFKFVVTPLFEEWHRFLGTALSVNLMDYLKGNQTRWEALIQQEAAEETKTEISELEDIDNALSSEDEDLAEDSGSIDLLLPDASSSRRPSLPGKVDTERVGRRHSVPLSVPKLLPISRTIIRRESLPTEQKKLKTPLVKLEDQTMLGRSSLSLLSSKSSLHSSAARSSERPVSAENLLPEPSIASITNSTEASRLSTVLQPDQKLSSQTKQLTRQQTFPPLQPYVRMRYMSTTAEMSQCSEALIEADSLSSSTPSPTKDRSYTDGQCSTPLESPVPCNSKDSSRRSSATFNAARIQKRESNSSEASIKRRGSAMPDLMRKLDTNTLSPECARRHSMQLVGSSLSIKKTSQKSSTLTLDVCDRRKSVETESESADLPHPEGTIITLEVKSGPNICKTYSHNERSSPETGNTTDLAVGVDSVVVESCYSDTKLLCNSTRRFSIPVIDLTKNDSQINRRFSAVPISSDSAHRAFFVGTPPDSPPRVLSGSSDSGSEPRRSVSDSTNDGVSVGNKRDSETGKDKGAKVLKLSVEPEMKENVDPRCGDDGRTLSTSRRSNQGLARRRSSAPVGLLSKLDDVSMLALAPRGDRYSRRGSVPTDMTRHQSEEADCPNNNNASTHVIEAPLPITGMPSLRRGSVPADISELRREMYNRNSVNGKSRNRKKVLRRRSSGGPEMFAGGMDVAESAAWIRWKRDIGRKESIPEPATKRRGSLPIDMVAISHAAGSVPMPRKSSLWRL